One part of the Neisseria zalophi genome encodes these proteins:
- a CDS encoding segregation and condensation protein A: protein MTADTTHLAEQTAAENPHAVAWIFGQPVVDLPQDLFIPPDALEVVLHSFQGPLDLLLYLIRKQNIDVLDIPMIKITEQYLHYIAQMEAYQFDLAAEYLLMAAVLIEIKSRLLLPQPENIENEEEADPRAELVRRLLAYEQMKLAAAGLDALPRAGRDFIWAYLPLEIAVEAKLPDVHTADLTQAWLSILSRAKHTRSHAVVQETISVRAQMSSILRRLNQSGQCRFSELFKAEQGIAHVVVNFIALLELAKEGLVRIIQPENFTEIEIHIKNENLESHEAETPDNNKYEN, encoded by the coding sequence ATGACCGCCGACACCACGCACTTAGCCGAACAAACCGCCGCCGAAAACCCTCATGCCGTTGCTTGGATTTTCGGCCAACCGGTAGTGGATTTGCCGCAAGACTTATTCATTCCGCCCGATGCCCTTGAAGTTGTGCTGCACAGCTTCCAAGGCCCCTTAGATTTGCTGCTTTATTTAATCCGCAAGCAAAATATCGATGTATTGGATATTCCGATGATTAAAATCACCGAGCAATATCTGCACTACATCGCCCAGATGGAAGCCTACCAATTTGATTTGGCGGCAGAATATCTATTGATGGCAGCCGTATTGATTGAAATTAAATCGCGCCTGCTGCTGCCGCAACCCGAAAATATTGAAAACGAAGAAGAAGCCGACCCCCGCGCCGAGCTCGTCCGCCGCCTGTTGGCCTACGAACAAATGAAACTCGCCGCCGCCGGACTGGACGCCCTCCCCCGCGCCGGACGTGATTTTATTTGGGCGTACTTACCATTAGAAATCGCCGTCGAAGCCAAGCTGCCCGACGTACACACCGCCGACCTTACACAAGCCTGGCTCTCGATTCTTTCCCGCGCCAAACACACCCGCAGCCATGCCGTCGTTCAGGAAACCATTTCCGTGCGTGCGCAAATGAGCAGCATCCTACGCCGCCTCAATCAAAGCGGACAATGCCGTTTTTCCGAATTATTCAAAGCCGAACAAGGCATTGCCCATGTGGTCGTCAACTTCATCGCCCTGCTCGAATTGGCCAAAGAAGGCTTGGTGCGCATTATCCAACCCGAAAACTTCACCGAGATAGAAATCCATATTAAAAACGAAAATTTGGAAAGCCATGAAGCCGAAACGCCCGATAACAATAAATATGAAAATTAA